From Humibacter ginsenosidimutans, a single genomic window includes:
- a CDS encoding SDR family oxidoreductase — protein MTRVAIIGAHGRVAQQLMRLLYDDGDDFVGVVRSEDHADDIYRFGGEGVLLDIEHAEPEQLAHAIEGCDAVVFAAGAGPDSGPARKATVDYGGSVKSQRAAELAGIKRFVQVSAMGVDDQVADDATESWRAYVDAKRDADIALRGSGLDWTILRPGALTLDDGTGLIEAGERVARGSIPREDVAHVIVTTLRDEATVGIQFEFVSGATPIDDAVRAVAEAGHGGPTAS, from the coding sequence ATGACACGGGTGGCGATCATCGGGGCACATGGCAGAGTCGCGCAACAGCTGATGCGGCTGCTGTACGACGACGGCGATGACTTCGTCGGCGTCGTGCGCAGTGAAGATCACGCCGACGACATCTACCGGTTCGGCGGCGAGGGGGTTCTGCTCGACATCGAGCACGCGGAGCCCGAGCAGCTCGCGCACGCCATCGAGGGATGCGACGCGGTGGTGTTCGCCGCGGGCGCCGGCCCCGACTCCGGTCCCGCGCGCAAGGCCACGGTCGACTACGGCGGATCGGTGAAATCGCAGCGCGCTGCCGAGCTCGCGGGGATCAAGCGCTTCGTGCAGGTCTCGGCGATGGGCGTGGACGATCAGGTCGCGGACGACGCGACCGAATCGTGGCGCGCCTATGTGGATGCGAAGCGTGATGCCGACATCGCCCTGCGCGGCAGCGGGCTCGACTGGACGATCCTGCGCCCCGGCGCGCTGACGCTCGATGACGGCACGGGACTGATCGAGGCCGGGGAGCGCGTCGCGAGGGGGTCGATTCCCCGGGAGGACGTCGCCCACGTGATCGTGACGACGCTGCGGGATGAGGCGACCGTCGGCATCCAATTCGAGTTCGTGTCGGGCGCCACCCCCATCGACGATGCGGTTCGCGCCGTCGCCGAGGCGGGCCACGGCGGGCCGACCGCGAGCTGA
- the orn gene encoding oligoribonuclease, producing MPTANDALVWIDCEMTGLDLETDELVEIAVVITDFDLVPVDPGIDIIIKPDQSALDNMGDFVRTMHTTSGLIEEIPHGKSLAEAEYEVMEYVLKYVPNEQKAPLAGNTIGTDRMFLAKYMPRLDAHLHYRNVDVSSIKELARRWFPRVYFNAPGKNGGHRALADIRESIRELDYYRKAAFNAEPGLTSEECQKIATEVVERWAPRMSI from the coding sequence ATGCCGACTGCGAACGACGCCCTCGTCTGGATCGACTGCGAGATGACCGGGCTCGACCTGGAGACCGACGAACTCGTCGAGATCGCCGTGGTGATCACCGACTTCGACCTTGTGCCGGTGGATCCCGGCATTGACATCATCATCAAGCCCGATCAGAGTGCGCTCGACAACATGGGCGACTTCGTGCGCACCATGCACACCACGAGCGGCTTGATCGAGGAGATTCCGCACGGCAAGAGCCTGGCCGAGGCGGAGTACGAGGTCATGGAGTATGTGCTCAAGTACGTGCCGAACGAGCAGAAGGCGCCGCTCGCCGGCAACACGATCGGCACCGACAGGATGTTCTTGGCCAAGTACATGCCACGGCTCGACGCGCACCTGCACTACCGCAACGTGGACGTGTCGTCCATCAAGGAGCTGGCTCGCCGCTGGTTCCCTCGCGTGTACTTCAACGCGCCGGGCAAGAACGGCGGGCATCGAGCACTTGCGGACATCCGCGAGTCGATCCGCGAGCTCGACTATTACCGCAAGGCGGCCTTCAACGCGGAGCCGGGGCTGACGTCTGAGGAGTGCCAGAAGATCGCGACCGAGGTGGTCGAGCGCTGGGCTCCCCGCATGTCAATCTGA
- a CDS encoding ABC transporter ATP-binding protein: MTRDDVAGPGARVTARSWGWRHAGRSRWAVRELDLDIEPGERVLLLGASGAGKSTLLHALAGVLGGDDEGESVGTLTVDGKAPSATRGRSGLVLQDPDAQTVMARVGDDVAFGCENLGVPREQIWPRVRAALEAVGLDLPLDTPTSALSGGQKQRLALAGALAMRPGLLLLDEPTANLDPIGVAEVRDAVAALAQESSATVVIVEHRVQVWAGVVDRVIVLDSRGGILAQGEPEKVLRSEAAALEAAGIWLPGTTFDRTRAPAVQGNPLLLGRSLGVGRTPFGMRTAQVAATGIDFTAARGSALAVTGPNGAGKSTFALTAAGLLPPVSGTLEATPALSRGSRGEPVRWRSRELVGRIGSVFQDPEHQFVRARVRDELAVGALVTGLGSRETERRVDELLQRLRLARLADANPFTLSGGEKRRLSVATALATRPDLLVLDEPTFGQDARTWRELAALLDELLTAGHAVIAVTHDDALVRVLADDVLELRGASSSARAGRRDGDAVLAERTGTSR, encoded by the coding sequence ATGACCCGCGACGATGTCGCCGGCCCCGGTGCCAGGGTCACGGCCCGCAGTTGGGGATGGCGGCACGCCGGCCGCTCACGGTGGGCGGTGCGCGAGCTCGACCTGGACATCGAGCCGGGCGAGCGCGTGCTTCTGCTCGGAGCGAGCGGTGCAGGCAAGTCCACGTTGCTGCACGCGCTGGCCGGCGTGCTGGGCGGCGATGACGAGGGCGAGTCCGTCGGAACGCTCACCGTCGACGGCAAGGCGCCGAGCGCCACACGTGGACGCTCAGGGCTCGTGCTGCAGGATCCCGATGCGCAGACGGTCATGGCGCGGGTCGGCGACGATGTCGCCTTCGGGTGCGAGAACCTCGGCGTTCCGCGGGAGCAGATCTGGCCCAGGGTCAGGGCAGCGCTCGAAGCGGTCGGACTCGATCTGCCGCTCGACACTCCGACCTCCGCGCTGTCCGGCGGCCAGAAGCAGCGTCTCGCCCTGGCGGGGGCGCTCGCCATGCGTCCGGGGCTCCTCCTGCTCGACGAGCCGACCGCCAACCTCGACCCGATCGGCGTCGCCGAGGTGCGGGATGCCGTCGCGGCGCTCGCCCAGGAGAGCTCGGCGACGGTGGTCATCGTCGAACACCGCGTGCAGGTGTGGGCCGGTGTCGTCGACCGCGTGATCGTGCTCGACTCCCGGGGCGGCATCCTGGCCCAGGGGGAGCCGGAGAAGGTGCTGCGGAGCGAAGCCGCCGCTCTCGAGGCGGCGGGCATCTGGCTGCCGGGCACGACGTTCGACCGCACGCGGGCGCCCGCCGTGCAGGGGAATCCGCTGCTGCTGGGGCGATCGCTCGGCGTGGGACGTACCCCGTTCGGCATGCGTACGGCGCAGGTCGCGGCGACCGGCATCGACTTCACCGCGGCCAGGGGAAGCGCCCTCGCCGTGACCGGCCCGAACGGGGCGGGAAAGTCGACGTTCGCGCTCACGGCGGCCGGGCTGCTGCCTCCCGTCTCTGGCACGCTCGAGGCGACTCCGGCGTTGAGCCGTGGCAGCAGAGGCGAACCGGTGCGCTGGCGCTCACGGGAACTCGTCGGCCGCATCGGCTCGGTGTTCCAAGACCCCGAGCATCAGTTCGTCCGGGCGCGGGTGCGCGACGAGCTCGCCGTCGGCGCGCTCGTGACCGGGCTCGGCAGCAGAGAGACCGAGCGGCGGGTCGACGAGCTGCTGCAGCGGCTGCGTCTGGCCCGACTCGCCGACGCCAACCCGTTCACCCTTTCCGGCGGCGAGAAGCGTCGCCTGTCCGTGGCGACGGCTCTCGCCACAAGGCCGGACCTGCTGGTGCTCGACGAGCCCACCTTCGGTCAGGATGCCCGCACCTGGCGCGAACTCGCCGCCCTCCTCGACGAACTGCTCACCGCCGGACACGCCGTGATCGCCGTCACGCACGACGACGCGCTCGTGCGCGTGCTCGCGGACGACGTGCTCGAGCTGCGCGGGGCATCCTCGTCGGCGCGTGCCGGCCGTCGAGACGGGGACGCTGTGCTCGCCGAGAGGACGGGGACCTCCCGATGA
- the nadE gene encoding ammonia-dependent NAD(+) synthetase, producing MRELQAEIIRELDVKPVIDPAAEIESRVRFLVEYARACKAHGFVLGISGGQDSSLAGRLCQLAVERLVAAGERAEFIAVRLPYAVQADEDDAQLALQFIAPQRTAVFNVQPGVDGVSAEFTAAAGEPIRDFTKGNVKARMRMVAQYALAGQNGLLVVGTDHAAEAVTGFFTKFGDGGVDLTPLTGLTKSQGRQLLEHLGAPARLYEKAPTADLLDDTPGQTDEANLGIGYRDIDAYLEGRDVDDDIAEAIEAKYLGSAHKRHLPATPFDAWWRPGR from the coding sequence ATGCGAGAACTGCAGGCGGAGATCATCCGCGAACTCGACGTCAAGCCCGTGATCGACCCCGCCGCGGAGATCGAGTCCCGCGTGAGGTTCCTCGTCGAGTACGCCAGGGCGTGCAAGGCCCACGGGTTCGTGCTGGGCATCTCGGGCGGCCAGGACTCATCGCTGGCCGGCCGGCTCTGCCAGCTCGCTGTGGAACGGCTGGTCGCGGCGGGGGAGCGCGCCGAGTTCATCGCCGTGCGTCTGCCCTACGCTGTGCAGGCCGACGAAGACGACGCCCAGCTGGCCCTGCAGTTCATCGCGCCGCAGCGCACGGCCGTCTTCAACGTGCAGCCGGGCGTCGACGGAGTGTCTGCGGAGTTCACCGCTGCGGCGGGGGAGCCGATCCGCGACTTCACCAAGGGCAACGTCAAGGCGAGGATGCGCATGGTCGCCCAGTACGCACTCGCCGGTCAGAACGGCCTCCTCGTGGTCGGCACCGACCACGCCGCCGAGGCGGTGACCGGGTTCTTCACCAAGTTCGGCGACGGCGGCGTCGACCTCACTCCGCTCACCGGGCTCACGAAGAGCCAGGGCAGGCAGCTGCTCGAACACCTGGGCGCACCGGCGCGGCTCTACGAGAAGGCGCCCACCGCCGACCTGCTCGACGACACTCCCGGACAGACCGACGAGGCGAACCTCGGTATCGGCTACCGCGACATCGACGCCTATCTGGAGGGCCGCGACGTCGATGACGACATCGCGGAGGCGATCGAGGCGAAGTATCTGGGCAGCGCCCACAAGCGCCACCTGCCTGCGACTCCGTTCGACGCGTGGTGGCGCCCCGGCCGGTGA
- a CDS encoding ATP-binding protein: MSREEAAEAGERGGEVSSSAQAAASARLVVRTALECSPQPIVLVDGPSGAGKSTFADLVVAAWPQRPARLVRMDDIYPGWQGLRPASHQVQSGLLAPLHAGRDGGWRRWDWTASEAAEWHAVVPGHPLVVEGCGCLTRSTAPLATLRVWLTADDDVRKRRALARDAGAYDAHWDEWQTQWDRFVREEHPRALADIVLDTTELLRSD; encoded by the coding sequence TTGTCTCGTGAAGAGGCCGCCGAGGCGGGGGAGCGAGGTGGCGAGGTGTCGTCGAGTGCGCAGGCGGCGGCATCCGCGCGGCTCGTCGTGCGCACCGCGCTGGAGTGCTCGCCCCAGCCGATCGTGCTCGTCGACGGGCCGAGTGGCGCGGGCAAGTCCACCTTCGCCGATCTGGTGGTCGCCGCGTGGCCGCAGAGGCCGGCGCGACTCGTGCGCATGGATGACATCTACCCCGGTTGGCAGGGACTCCGGCCGGCCTCGCACCAGGTGCAGAGCGGTCTGCTGGCCCCGCTTCATGCCGGCCGCGACGGAGGGTGGCGTCGCTGGGACTGGACCGCCTCGGAGGCCGCCGAATGGCACGCGGTGGTGCCCGGGCATCCGCTGGTCGTAGAAGGGTGCGGATGCCTCACCCGCTCCACGGCGCCGCTCGCGACCCTGCGCGTCTGGCTCACCGCTGACGACGACGTTCGCAAGCGTCGAGCGCTGGCCAGGGATGCCGGCGCCTACGACGCGCACTGGGACGAATGGCAGACGCAATGGGATCGTTTCGTGCGCGAGGAGCATCCCCGTGCGCTCGCGGACATCGTGCTCGACACCACCGAGCTGTTGAGGAGCGACTGA
- a CDS encoding gamma-glutamylcyclotransferase family protein, giving the protein MTHLLFSYGTLRLEGVQRATFGRRMPMRAATLTGYVLDTVAITDPHVVAVSGSAEHPFARETGDPRDMVDGAVLELTDDDLLAADDYEVEDYTRVAVTLASGETAWLYVDAASIVANGSSAGAES; this is encoded by the coding sequence GTGACCCATCTGCTGTTCTCCTACGGCACCCTCCGTCTCGAGGGCGTGCAGAGGGCCACCTTCGGCCGGAGGATGCCGATGCGCGCCGCCACCCTGACGGGCTACGTTCTCGACACGGTCGCCATCACGGACCCGCACGTGGTGGCCGTGAGCGGCAGCGCTGAGCATCCCTTCGCCCGCGAGACCGGCGACCCGCGTGACATGGTCGACGGAGCGGTGCTCGAGCTGACCGACGACGATCTCCTCGCAGCAGACGACTACGAGGTGGAGGACTACACGCGCGTCGCCGTCACCCTCGCGTCAGGAGAGACGGCGTGGCTCTACGTCGACGCGGCGAGCATCGTGGCGAACGGCTCTTCGGCGGGCGCCGAATCCTAG
- the dinB gene encoding DNA polymerase IV, with amino-acid sequence MGRGDGRDRRVTVGPVDDAGATKLHVDMDAFYASVELLDHPELVGLPAIVGHASGRAVVSSATYEARRAGVRSAMPVAQALRLCPSAVVLEPHFDKYAHYSKLVVGILGDVTPLVEQVSIDEAFLDVAGAVRLLGSPARIGAGIRRRVFDATGLTCSVGAAGTKFMAKLASTMAKPDGMLVIPVAETLEFLHPLPIGALWGVGPSTQETLHRYGLRTVGDVASTPLDVLRGWVGDVSGVRLHELANGIDPRTVQPESREKSIGHEQTFEHDVTDRAVARRELLRLATQVGARLRSHSLVARTVSLKLRFADFRTITRSRTLAEPTNVGKRIFAEAVELLDAALQPGDAVRLLGVRGENLLADGAGAPLLWDPDEDWRDAEQAVDRVAARFGAGTITSAALVGTRPRSVGDTANAGVLREREEGRSGRRDSAADPRPGDRTRDQGPSRG; translated from the coding sequence GTGGGACGCGGTGACGGAAGGGACAGACGGGTCACCGTCGGCCCTGTCGACGACGCCGGCGCCACGAAGCTCCACGTCGACATGGATGCCTTCTACGCGTCCGTCGAACTGCTCGATCATCCGGAGCTGGTCGGCCTTCCTGCCATCGTGGGCCACGCATCAGGGCGCGCCGTGGTCTCCAGCGCCACCTACGAGGCGCGGCGGGCGGGCGTGCGCAGCGCGATGCCCGTCGCCCAGGCGCTGCGCCTGTGCCCGTCCGCGGTCGTGCTCGAGCCGCACTTCGACAAGTACGCGCACTATTCGAAGCTCGTGGTGGGCATCCTCGGCGATGTCACGCCGCTGGTGGAGCAGGTCAGCATCGACGAGGCGTTCCTCGACGTGGCGGGCGCCGTGCGACTGCTGGGGTCGCCGGCGCGAATCGGAGCAGGCATCCGGCGTCGGGTTTTCGATGCGACCGGGCTCACGTGCTCCGTCGGAGCAGCGGGCACCAAGTTCATGGCGAAGCTCGCCTCCACCATGGCCAAGCCGGATGGGATGCTCGTGATCCCCGTCGCCGAGACGCTCGAATTTCTGCACCCACTGCCGATCGGCGCGCTGTGGGGCGTCGGTCCGTCGACTCAGGAGACCCTGCACCGCTACGGTCTTCGCACCGTCGGAGACGTGGCATCCACCCCGCTCGACGTGCTCCGCGGCTGGGTGGGCGACGTGTCGGGTGTTCGGCTGCACGAGCTGGCCAACGGCATCGACCCGCGCACCGTGCAGCCCGAATCCCGCGAGAAGAGCATCGGACACGAGCAGACCTTCGAACACGACGTCACCGACCGGGCGGTAGCGCGGCGCGAACTCCTTCGCCTCGCCACGCAGGTCGGAGCGAGACTGCGTTCGCATTCGCTCGTGGCACGCACGGTGTCGCTCAAGCTGCGGTTCGCGGACTTCCGCACCATCACTCGATCGCGCACGCTCGCCGAGCCCACGAACGTGGGCAAGCGCATCTTCGCCGAGGCCGTCGAGCTGCTGGATGCCGCGCTGCAGCCCGGCGACGCGGTTCGGCTCCTCGGCGTGCGCGGCGAGAACCTGCTGGCCGACGGCGCGGGCGCGCCTCTGCTGTGGGATCCCGACGAAGACTGGCGCGATGCGGAGCAGGCGGTCGACAGGGTGGCGGCACGGTTCGGCGCGGGCACGATCACGTCCGCGGCGCTGGTCGGCACGAGGCCGCGCAGCGTCGGTGACACGGCGAATGCCGGCGTGCTCAGGGAACGGGAGGAAGGTCGCTCGGGAAGGCGCGACTCCGCGGCCGATCCGCGACCCGGCGATCGGACCCGTGACCAGGGGCCGTCCCGCGGGTAG
- a CDS encoding aldo/keto reductase, whose product MTYTAAPDRYDTMSYRRTGCSGLLLPAVSLGFWHNFGDARPIDTQRAIMRRAFDLGVTHFDLANNYGPPAGSAERNAGRILAEDFAAHRDELIVSTKAGYHMHAGPYGEWGSRKYMLSSLDASLRRLGLDYVDIYYSHRPDPETPVEETMGALATAVHTGKALYVGVSNYSPEQTRAAAAALAEHGVPLLIHQPSYSMFNRHVERGLLETLDELGIGSIVFSPLQQGLLTDRYLGDGIPVDSRAATSVFLRPENITDDYLDRARALNEIAAARGQSLAQLALSWVLRHRQVTSALIGASSVAQLEQNVAAVHAAPLDDDVLAAIEPLAVDGTGRG is encoded by the coding sequence ATGACTTACACCGCCGCTCCGGACCGCTACGACACGATGAGCTACCGACGCACGGGCTGCAGCGGTCTGCTGCTGCCGGCGGTGTCGCTCGGCTTCTGGCACAACTTCGGCGACGCGCGACCGATCGACACCCAGCGCGCCATCATGCGCCGCGCCTTCGACCTCGGGGTGACGCACTTCGATCTCGCGAACAACTACGGCCCGCCCGCAGGGTCTGCCGAGCGCAACGCGGGACGCATCCTCGCCGAAGACTTCGCCGCGCACCGCGATGAGTTGATCGTCTCCACCAAGGCCGGCTACCACATGCACGCCGGTCCCTACGGCGAGTGGGGTTCGCGCAAGTACATGCTCTCGTCGCTGGATGCCTCTCTGCGGCGGCTCGGGCTCGACTACGTCGACATCTACTACTCGCACCGGCCGGACCCCGAGACCCCTGTCGAGGAGACCATGGGTGCCCTCGCGACCGCAGTGCACACGGGCAAGGCGCTCTACGTCGGCGTCTCGAACTACTCGCCGGAGCAGACGCGAGCCGCCGCAGCGGCGCTCGCCGAGCACGGTGTGCCGCTCCTCATCCACCAGCCGAGCTATTCGATGTTCAATCGCCACGTCGAGCGCGGTCTGCTCGAGACCCTGGACGAACTCGGCATCGGCTCGATCGTGTTCTCACCGCTGCAGCAGGGTCTGCTCACCGACCGCTATCTCGGTGACGGCATCCCGGTCGACTCGCGTGCCGCCACCAGTGTGTTCCTGCGTCCGGAGAACATCACGGACGACTACCTCGATCGCGCTCGCGCGTTGAACGAGATCGCCGCGGCCCGCGGCCAGTCGCTCGCTCAGCTCGCCCTGTCGTGGGTGTTGCGTCATAGGCAGGTCACGAGCGCGCTCATCGGCGCATCGAGCGTGGCCCAGCTGGAACAGAACGTGGCCGCTGTGCATGCAGCGCCGTTGGACGACGACGTGTTGGCGGCCATCGAGCCGCTCGCCGTCGACGGAACCGGCCGCGGCTGA
- a CDS encoding metallopeptidase family protein: protein MSMDADGFERLVIDELDALPDDMVDGLENVAFVVEDRPADGSLDLLGEYDGTAITDRDRYGFGELPDRIVLYRESLLAMCDDEEQLRDEVHITLVHEIAHYYGIDDEELHELGWA, encoded by the coding sequence ATGAGCATGGACGCCGACGGGTTCGAGCGGCTCGTGATCGACGAACTCGACGCGCTTCCCGACGACATGGTCGACGGCCTGGAGAACGTGGCGTTCGTCGTCGAGGACAGGCCGGCGGATGGATCGCTCGATCTGCTCGGCGAGTACGACGGAACAGCCATCACCGACCGCGACCGGTACGGCTTCGGCGAGCTTCCCGATCGGATCGTCCTGTACCGCGAGTCGCTGCTCGCGATGTGCGACGACGAGGAGCAGCTCAGAGACGAGGTGCACATCACCCTCGTTCACGAGATCGCACACTACTACGGCATCGACGACGAGGAACTTCACGAACTCGGCTGGGCCTGA
- a CDS encoding thioredoxin, whose amino-acid sequence MELQLYTSAFCGACTSARFVLAEAERLVPAATVTEFDVVRHEDEAVAAGIRKTPTVIVRDESGVEVFRAEGAPTLAQVLVAAAKAI is encoded by the coding sequence GTGGAGCTTCAGCTGTACACCTCGGCCTTCTGTGGCGCGTGCACGAGCGCGCGGTTCGTGCTGGCGGAAGCCGAACGCCTGGTTCCCGCCGCGACGGTGACCGAGTTCGACGTGGTGCGCCACGAAGACGAGGCCGTCGCGGCCGGCATCAGAAAGACGCCGACCGTCATCGTTCGCGATGAGAGCGGCGTCGAGGTGTTCCGGGCCGAAGGCGCGCCCACTCTTGCTCAGGTGCTCGTCGCGGCGGCGAAAGCCATCTGA
- a CDS encoding ECF transporter S component, whose translation MRSLHPCPRFIRTKGHAQCTQPSPPRRHVPPRVYRWRVVDIIVAAVVGVASGVIFWAWGLAWTPLSAALTFLGPGAAGLLAGGWLFAGVLGGLIVRKPGAALFTEIVAGVVEMLIGNAWGFTDFIWAAVEGLGAEIAFAILLYRVWNVWGALFAGALAGASTGILDTTFTSLAALNAAQKWLYFGTAVLSGVVIAGLLGWLAVRGLAATGALNRFQAGRRVRVVDDGPEDAPRHVDGAPTAGGRSGSAA comes from the coding sequence GTGCGGAGCCTCCACCCGTGCCCACGTTTCATCAGAACGAAAGGGCACGCACAGTGCACGCAACCATCGCCGCCACGGCGGCACGTTCCCCCTCGCGTCTATCGCTGGCGCGTCGTCGACATCATCGTCGCGGCCGTCGTCGGCGTCGCCTCAGGGGTCATCTTCTGGGCATGGGGCCTGGCCTGGACTCCGCTCTCGGCGGCGTTGACCTTCCTCGGCCCCGGAGCGGCCGGCCTGCTCGCCGGCGGCTGGCTCTTCGCGGGGGTGCTCGGCGGACTGATCGTACGCAAGCCGGGCGCCGCGCTCTTCACCGAGATCGTCGCGGGCGTCGTCGAGATGCTGATCGGCAACGCGTGGGGCTTCACCGACTTCATCTGGGCAGCCGTGGAAGGATTGGGGGCGGAGATCGCGTTCGCGATCCTGCTCTACCGGGTGTGGAACGTGTGGGGAGCACTGTTCGCGGGCGCTTTGGCAGGCGCGAGCACGGGCATCCTCGACACGACGTTCACCTCGCTCGCCGCCTTGAACGCCGCCCAGAAGTGGCTCTACTTCGGCACGGCCGTGCTCTCCGGCGTCGTCATCGCCGGGCTCCTGGGCTGGCTCGCCGTCCGGGGGCTCGCGGCCACGGGCGCTCTGAACAGGTTCCAGGCGGGACGCAGGGTGCGCGTCGTCGACGACGGGCCGGAGGATGCGCCGCGTCACGTCGACGGAGCGCCCACGGCGGGCGGGCGCTCCGGGAGCGCCGCCTAG
- a CDS encoding aldo/keto reductase family protein: protein MQFRYLGNSGLKISEIIYGNWLTHGSQVENEVATASVHAALDAGITTFDTADAYANTAAEKVLGDALKGQRRQSLEIFTKVYWPTGPRGHNDTGLSRKHIMESIDGSLERLGTDYVDLYQAHRYDSETPLEETMQAFADIVRAGKALYIGVSEWNAQQLRDAHALSKELGFQLISNQPQYSMLWRVIEAEVVPTSEELGISQIVWSPVAQGVLTGKYKPGAELPAGSRATDEKGGAGAIKDFLTDDVLGAVQRLQPIADEAGLTLAQLAVAWVLQNPNVAGAIVGASRPEQVASNAQAAGVTLDAEALKRIDEVILPVAKTDPSLTKSPATRVA from the coding sequence ATGCAATTTCGATACCTCGGCAACAGCGGACTCAAGATCTCCGAGATCATCTACGGCAACTGGCTCACTCACGGATCGCAGGTGGAGAACGAGGTGGCCACGGCATCCGTGCACGCCGCCCTCGACGCCGGCATCACCACCTTCGACACCGCGGACGCCTACGCGAACACCGCAGCGGAGAAGGTGCTCGGCGACGCGCTGAAGGGTCAGCGCCGTCAGTCGCTGGAGATCTTCACGAAGGTGTACTGGCCGACCGGGCCGCGCGGCCACAACGACACCGGTCTCAGCCGCAAGCACATCATGGAGTCGATCGATGGCTCGCTCGAGCGTCTCGGCACCGACTACGTCGATCTGTACCAGGCGCACCGCTACGACAGCGAGACCCCGCTCGAGGAGACGATGCAGGCGTTCGCCGACATCGTGCGCGCGGGCAAGGCGCTCTACATCGGGGTGAGCGAGTGGAACGCGCAGCAGCTGCGCGACGCGCACGCGCTGTCGAAGGAGCTCGGCTTCCAGCTCATCTCCAACCAGCCGCAATACTCGATGCTGTGGCGCGTGATCGAGGCCGAGGTCGTGCCGACATCCGAGGAACTCGGCATCTCCCAGATCGTCTGGTCGCCGGTCGCCCAGGGCGTTCTCACCGGCAAGTACAAGCCGGGGGCAGAACTGCCCGCCGGCAGCCGGGCCACCGACGAGAAGGGCGGCGCGGGCGCGATCAAGGACTTCTTGACCGACGACGTGCTCGGCGCCGTGCAGAGGCTCCAGCCGATCGCCGACGAGGCGGGCCTCACGCTCGCCCAGCTCGCCGTGGCGTGGGTGTTGCAGAACCCGAACGTGGCCGGTGCCATCGTGGGTGCTTCTCGCCCCGAGCAGGTCGCCTCGAACGCGCAGGCTGCCGGCGTGACGCTCGACGCCGAGGCACTCAAGCGCATCGATGAGGTCATCCTGCCGGTCGCGAAGACCGACCCGTCGCTCACGAAGTCGCCGGCGACGCGCGTCGCCTAG
- a CDS encoding energy-coupling factor transporter transmembrane component T family protein gives MSIVLTPDLHSSRIARINPVAKLGAALLVSLTLVLTIDWVSAGVALVLEAVLLPFAGVSARQFWLRTAPIWIAAVAAAIATALYGADSGETVWRLGFVTVTQGSLALAGAIALRVLAIGIPGVILFATSDPTELADGLAQLVRLPARFVLGALAALRLVGLFVDDWRALAMARRARGLGDGRNPIAVLRRWGSQAFALLVLSLRRGSKLATAMEAKGFGGDSARTWARSSRFGAAETAMVAIGAAIAVIAASCAVVAGTWSFVVS, from the coding sequence ATGAGCATCGTTCTCACCCCCGACCTGCACTCGAGCCGCATCGCCCGCATCAACCCGGTCGCCAAGCTCGGCGCCGCGCTGCTGGTCTCCCTGACCCTGGTCTTGACGATCGACTGGGTCTCCGCAGGAGTCGCTCTGGTGCTCGAAGCCGTGCTCCTGCCCTTCGCGGGAGTGAGCGCCAGACAGTTCTGGCTGCGCACCGCCCCGATCTGGATCGCCGCCGTCGCGGCGGCGATCGCGACGGCGTTGTACGGCGCGGACAGCGGCGAGACCGTGTGGAGGCTCGGGTTCGTCACCGTGACGCAGGGCTCGCTCGCGCTGGCCGGCGCGATCGCACTCCGCGTGCTGGCGATCGGGATCCCCGGCGTCATCCTGTTCGCGACATCGGACCCCACAGAACTCGCCGACGGCCTGGCGCAGCTGGTCCGTCTCCCTGCGCGCTTCGTTCTCGGCGCGCTTGCGGCGCTTCGTCTCGTCGGGCTCTTCGTCGACGATTGGCGGGCGCTGGCGATGGCGAGGCGTGCCAGAGGCCTGGGCGATGGCCGCAACCCGATCGCCGTGCTGCGGCGCTGGGGCTCGCAGGCCTTCGCCCTGCTCGTGCTCTCGTTGCGGCGCGGCAGCAAGCTCGCCACCGCGATGGAGGCGAAGGGATTCGGCGGTGACAGCGCGCGCACCTGGGCCAGGTCGTCGCGATTCGGGGCCGCCGAGACCGCGATGGTGGCGATAGGTGCAGCGATCGCCGTCATCGCGGCGTCGTGCGCTGTAGTCGCGGGAACGTGGAGCTTCGTTGTCTCGTGA